From a region of the Alosa sapidissima isolate fAloSap1 chromosome 9, fAloSap1.pri, whole genome shotgun sequence genome:
- the LOC121719612 gene encoding uncharacterized protein LOC121719612, producing MKAALLDSFVPPLMLVIIMYVLSESPEKVCPEKDWVILTDHHICAVRGSSVVMPCSLTPSAGKKATNVFWLINAKEGKDPPDIADNPSYHGRVKYYWKKKNNNKNRCTLKLTDVKFIDRASYWARIIAGKDKWQSCSSVQLSVTGLTVSIPTPVMKGRQVKLSCNNDWMANPQWYGERMEKSYLVNQQTTMSFSSRESVLKMREVIPVL from the exons ATGAAGGCTGCACTCTTGGACTCTTTTGTCCCGCCTCTCATGCTGGTCATCATAATGT ATGTCCTCAGTGAGAGTCCTGAAAAAGTGTGTCCTGAAAAGGATTGGGTAATACTCACTGACCACCACATTTGTGCAGTGAGAGGATCATCAGTGGTCATGCcctgctctctcactccctcggCTGGTAAAAAAGCAACTAACGTCTTCTGGCTGATAAATGCTAAAGAAGGAAAAGACCCTCCTGATATTGCTGATAATCCATCTTACCATGGACGAGTGAAGTACTAttggaagaagaagaacaacaaTAAGAACAGATGCACATTAAAACTCACGGATGTGAAGTTCATAGACAGGGCTAGTTATTGGGCAAGAATTATAGCTGGCAAAGACAAATGGCAGAGCTGCTCTTCAGTGCAATTGTCAGTCACAG GCCTGACCGTTTCGATCCCCACACCTGTGATGAAAGGTCGTCAGGTGAAGCTGAGCTGCAATAATGATTGGATGGCAAACCCACAGTGGTATGGAGAAAGAATGGAGAAGAGTTACCTGGTGAACCAACAGACAACTATGAGCTTCTCCTCCAGAGAGTCAGTACTGAAGATGAGGGAGGTTATTCCTGTGCTCTAA